Genomic window (Acomys russatus chromosome 2, mAcoRus1.1, whole genome shotgun sequence):
TAGAATTAAAGTTTTATTAGCAATTTAATACCAAAGAGACAgccttttttaaaaggcaaaaatcatataaaatcaaGAAAGAGAGTCTTAAATACTAGCCATGCAAAATGTACTTTTAACCTCAGAGTCCTACTCTTTCCCATCGTACCTAATTTCCAACTAATGGCAATTGGAACTTTCAGATGTGTTCTGTTGCtgagcagtagtggcacacacttttaatcccagcacttgagagagagagagaagcaggccaGTCTCTGCGTTGAagtcagtctgagctacagagtgagtgccaggacagtgagagctacacagaaaaccctgtcataaaataaaagcaacaataatgatgataaagaagaagaagttgcattctatagaaatatatttgAGATATGAAATGCCCTTTGTGTTTAGCCTGGTCCATTGAGTTGAGTTTTAGCACAAGCAAGGCTCCACAGtagtgaaaccctgttttaaaaagaatattatcaaaaaccagagacattaattcagttagaggaaaaagtggggaagagcctgggacacataggcacaggaaacaacttcctgaaccaacaGCCAGgtcttaataaatgggacctcatgaggctgagaagcttctgtaaggcaggagacactgtcagtagaacaaagcgacagcctacagaatgggaaaagatcttcaccaacccttcatctgacaaaggtttaatatccaaaatatataaagaactcaagaaattaaacaccacaaaaccaaacaacccaattgcaaaatggggcttggaacttaacagagaattctcaacagaggagtatcaaatggccgagaaacacttaaagaaatgctcgtcctcattagtcatcagagaaatgcaaatcaaaatgacactgagattccatcttacacccaccagaatggctaagatcaaaaactcaaatgacaccacatgttggtgaggatgtggagagagaggaacactttcattgctggggggaatgcaaactagtacaaccactttggaaagctatctggcactttctcagaaaaatgggaatagggcttcctcaagacccagctatcccactccttggaatatacccagaaaatgccctaccacacaacagggacatacactcaaccatgttcatagctgctttatacataatagccagaacatggaaacagcctaagtgtccctcagtagaagaatggactaagaaactggtacatttacactgtggaatactactcagctattaaaaacaaggaattcccaaaatgtgtggacaaatggattgatctagaaattatcataatgagtgagttcacccagaagcaaaaagagacaaacggtatatactcacttatatcgagacactagtccaagggatacgtcccatgaaaaactttacttaccaagaaagtgggtcagaggagaggacatcctattgagactttaggcgagagtaacatggaagaataaggaaatagtaggacccacagggtcctggaaacctacaagaagaactttatgacaggcagatctggatcctggggtcctcctcaaagtaaggcaccagccaaggagaatataggcagtaaacttcgaacccctactaagacctagccgacgaacatgatagtctccaccgttgagtggagagtgagatctgactctcacacgaactctggtgccccttttctgaccacgtcccttggatgggatacctggcagcactcagaggaaggatagcaagttaccaagaagagactcgatattctaagagcatatatagggggaggaggtctccctcaatcacagacataggggaggggagaagggggaaagtgggagggagggaggaatgggaggaaacgggaagggctaacaatcgagatgtaatatgaataaattagtttaaaaatgtaattaaaaaaaatattatcagcTATTCGTgggggtacacacctttaatcccagcagaggcaggcagatcactgtgagttggaggccagcctggtctacgaaagcaagtccagaacagccaaggctacacagagaaaccttctatctcagaaaacaaacaaataaacaaaaccaaaaaaacgtTGTCTCTGAGTTAAGactaaatacaaatataaataatgtttatATGGTCAAGGCATTTTGACCATATAAACTCCTGGAAACTGCTTTATATAGCATTAGTTTACCAAGAAGGTGTCTAGGAAAATCCCATtactgtaaattattttattctttgagccTAGATTTAGCAAAGCAGCCCCAGCCAGCCTCAaatcagtcctcctgccttggtaTCTTACATTCTTTCataacgatccacctgcctctgcctcctgaatgctggaaccgcctgcgtgtgccaccatgtccggctttaTAGACTTTGTCGTAACATAATTTAACTGAAAGACCCTACCTTCAAGTAGGCAGTTGGAGTTGAGAGTTCCTTGAGAATAAGGAAAGGCACCATGCAGCCCATAACATATGTAATGACTCTTGTTTTGCAGGGCAGTTTGCTGAGAACGAAACCAACGAGGTCAATTTCAGAGAGATCCCTTCGCACGTGCTGTCGAAAGTGTGCATGTACTTCACCTACAAGGTCCGCTACACTAACAGCTCCACTGAGATCCCTGAGTTCCCAATCGCACCTGAAATTGCACTGGAACTGCTGATGGCTGCGAACTTCCTagattgttaaataaaataaattataataaactgtTAATTTTTTCAGTATTTAATACCTGTAGTTCAGTTAGTAATTTTTTCACATATAGCATGTTGCCTGTATGAAGTTGAACTCTAAAGTTAATTGCTGAGCAGATTCCTTCTGTCATTTGCGTAGCAGAGTTGAAATTTGTTTGCTACATCAACAAATTAAGGACGTTTCACAAgctgagaaataaacaaataatgccAGTTTATAGGTggtttgctttctcctttggaTGTGACCTTTAAAATTATAAGTAATAGAGCAAATCCTGGAATGTAAGCCTAAATGAACATATTCTGCAGGTAAATACAGGGCtcagtatttttatgtttttagcgtttttttaaaaaccagttctGATCTTAAGCCACCGAGCATTACTAGAGTTATGCAAATAATTACATGGAAAACATGTTTATAACTTAGCCAAACCTTGATTTTTGTAACTCAAAGAATAAGAGTTGAAATTTCTTATGTGTTTTTTGATAAACTGCAGTATTGTTTAAGTGcatcttgtgttttgtttattgctACAATTTAAGAACTTTATTTGAAAGCAATTTTGGAAGATGACCAGGTATAACTTTTAGAGTAGTAACTGTTTGAACTGTAGCCATCTAGTCAAGTAAACGCTGATTTCAGAGCTGCTGTGCATTGTGCGTTCTGAACAGTCTGAAGCATGACTTGCGCAAGCTGTCAGGGTTCCTTGCATTTTCATTCTTCATGGTCTCTTGGGATTCTACTTGTATGTCTTGAAATGTGTCGTACAGCACTTCATGAGCTTGATCTAAACTTAGAATCTAGGTGTTCTGAACTCTTCTAGTCTTCCTGCATTACCAGAATGCTATGAAAGTAAGAATGGAGGGGTTTGGTGAGAGCCCTGCAATGCATGCAGGTCTGCACCGGATCTCTGCCAGCCAACCATACTGCTAGCTGTGCGTCTTCTGAAGTCATGCATGAGGTAGTCAGTCAACCTTTATACTCAGCAGACAAAACATCGGaaacattggctagatctctgCCTTGGCAGGGGAAAAGCACTGAAGAGAGTGAGATGGGGTCACCTATAGTGGCTGTCACTGATGTTTGTGCAAGCCTTGACTTAATACAGATCAGTTTTTCTGGAAGCTGCAGAAATAAGTAACTTTCCTGcttaggaaagagaagaaaaacctaCACATTGTACTTTCCAGCATACAGAAAATGGTTAAATATAAATTGGTTATTTTTAGTGATGTCTCACAGCATACATACTGACACATAGTTTAGGTCAGATGTAGTGAAAGTACAGGAATTGTGTTTGGAGCCAAGGGTATTTAGGGCTCAGCAGCAGTGCTATCGTGACAAGGCCCTCCAGTCAGTCTCTAACCTGTATTTGCTCTTGTATCAGCTCCAAATAAAAGCCCAAACAATGGATTTCAAAAGGCAGTAGCTAGAAAGAATTTGGACCAGTTTTTGTGGGTTACTCTATGTGTTAGGTCTAGAAGTAACCTTAACTTTAGGACATTAAGATGCAACACACTAGGCAAATTTGTATTTGGTACAGCAAATGGTACATTGTGTTAATAAAGGCTGTATTGACTGAAAAGGTATGATCAACACTTGGTGTTTACTTTTTAGCATTGTCTCCTGTACATGAAAGACTAAAATTCTGCTTCAGGATGTCTTGCCATGTGACTAAATTGTTTGATTCAATTTAAGTTAGTTTTATATAACATTTAAGGTGTTAATAGTTTTCTGATAGCCGCACATaactttactcccagcactcaggagtgcaggacagccaggactacaa
Coding sequences:
- the Eloc gene encoding elongin-C, yielding MDGEEKTYGGCEGPDAMYVKLISSDGHEFIVKREHALTSGTIKAMLSGPGQFAENETNEVNFREIPSHVLSKVCMYFTYKVRYTNSSTEIPEFPIAPEIALELLMAANFLDC